A single window of Triplophysa dalaica isolate WHDGS20190420 chromosome 14, ASM1584641v1, whole genome shotgun sequence DNA harbors:
- the snapc5 gene encoding snRNA-activating protein complex subunit 5, producing the protein MLSRLQELKKEEETLLKIKLMLQDQLNRLKFEEGTLKSMISAQSEETPNEAPAPELEINLDDETEINQTKLALGAPTDYDMEEEEEEDDDDDDADDDLDMVLEDEEEDDNY; encoded by the exons ATGCTGAGTCGCCTTCAGGAACTCAAAAAGGAAGAGGAGACTCTTCTCAAAATTAAACTCATGCTGCAAGATCAGCTCAACAGACTTAAG TTTGAGGAGGGAACCCTGAAGTCAATGATCAGTGCTCAGTCTGAGGAGACCCCGAATGAAGCCCCTGCACCTGAg TTGGAAATAAACCTAGATGACGAGACTGAGATCAACCAGACCAAACTAGCATTGGGTGCTCCTACTGACTATGACatggaagaagaggaggaggaggatgacgatgatgatgatgcagaCGATGACCTCGATATGGTGCTAGAAGATGAGGAGGAAGATGATAACTACTGA
- the zwilch gene encoding protein zwilch homolog, translating into MGSTIISEANSFVKFLKLCQDESKDSVYMDDVSVLVGKNDELLHNIINKNQPFFICEKARMKFEPEPTESLVEDGSLVEEVPIKIDQDLGPEPLSVMKARQLLSWYTMAQNSAMPLIEAPGTLHPLWVRCDKSDPCATAWLGAETIYNGNKTTGIKLYTVSCKDPTGVESSFATLDDLKQEHQKRHHPSTMVTKGWAQYNLFCSMKEESMVFESQSSVIANLKWNNVEKMLECPPLSSVATLNIRVAVGDIRSPMYQTYREMEFLLALAEGLRTGETEWLEPMETQSAVDLTSGLIEELESIAHGVLGNTAKASESQKTKMDATAAFSSMVIERGDLDFTEQLWEKMRRSVTSFEDITDCLKIVIKAVRHGQIKPWIHKDSSSSLSKMILKSYQQQIDAVPLTGLTPANMLLELGLDKIRKDFINYLVGKELTTLNYLSYYLDTEVELQEQVIRVRKLHHLLEILGTCSTFLSLPHDRLFLFTQSCLQYYKTSNYDEDHVFQVQIKAALISYFYEKEQPFSWAVEVSSGQGSREVKTSYYLSDKSLVDHISFDLDLPLDVSVNGENETMSYYRTMVSCSLISFT; encoded by the exons ATGGGATCCACAATAATCTCGGAAGCCAACAGCTTCGTTAAATTTCTTAA GTTGTGTCAAGATGAAAGTAAAGACTCTGTGTATATG GATGATGTTTCAGTACTGGTGGGAAAGAATGATGAGCTTTTGCACAACATTATCAACAAAAACCAGCCTTTCTTTATCTGTGAGAAAGCA CGAATGAAGTTTGAACCAGAACCTACAGAAAGTCTAGTGGAGGATGGCAGCCTTGTTGAAGAAGTACCTATAAAAATAGACCAAGACCTGGGGCCTGAGCCCCTCTCTGTCATGAAAGCAAG GCAGCTGCTGTCGTGGTACACCATGGCTCAGAATTCAGCTATGCCCTTGATAGAGGCCCCAGGGACCTTACACCCTCTCTGGGTCCGCTGTGACAAGTCAGACCCATGTGCCACTGCCTGGCTTGGGGCAGAGACTATCTACAATGGAAATAAGACAACTGGAATCAAACTTTATACAGTCAGCTGCAAAG ATCCAACAGGAGTTGAATCCTCATTCGCCACTTTGGATGACCTCAAACAGGAGCATCAGAAAAGACACCACCCCTCTACA aTGGTGACCAAAGGCTGGGCACAATACAACCTGTTCTGCTCAATGAAAGAGGAGAGCATGGTGTTTGAGTCTCAGAGCAGTGTAATAGCAAACCTCAAATGGAACAATGTGGAGAAAATGTTGGAGTGTCCTCCATTGTCTTCTGTCGCTACTCTG AATATCAGAGTTGCAGTTGGAGACATAAGGAGTCCAATGTATCAGACCTACAGAGAGATGGAGTTCCTTCTG GCTCTTGCAGAAGGTTTGAGGACTGGAGAAACTGAATGGTTGGAACCCATGGAGACTCAATCTGCTGTTGACTTAACCAGTGGTCTCATAGAAG AGCTTGAGAGTATTGCACATGGAGTTCTAGGAAACACTGCCAAAGCTTCTGAG AGCCAGAAGACTAAGATGGATGCAACAGCTGCCTTCAGTTCAATGGTCATTGAGAGAGGAGACCTCGACTTTACAGAACAGCTGTGGGAGAAGATGAGGAGGA GTGTAACTTCATTTGAAGACATAACAGATTGTCTGAAAATTGTCATCAAAGCAGTGAGACATGGTCAAATCAAACCTTGG ATCCACAAAGACAGCAGTAGCTCTCTCAGTAAGATGATTCTCAAGTCATACCAGCAGCAGATAGATGCGGTGCCTCTAACCGGCCTTACACCTGCCAATATGCTGCTTGAGTTGGGCTTAGACAAGATAAGGAAAGACTTTATCAACTATCTTGTTG GAAAGGAACTTACAACGCTTAACTATTTG aGTTACTACTTGGACACTGAGGTGGAGCTGCAGGAGCAGGTGATAAGAGTGAGGAAACTGCACCACCTGCTGGAGATCCTGGGTACCTGCAGCACTTTCCTCAGTCTGCCACATGACCGTCTCTTCTTGTTCACTCA atCTTGTTTGCAGTACTATAAAACCTCCAACTATGATGAAGACCACGTGTTCCAAGTGCAAATTAAGGCTGCACTCATAAGCTACTTTTATGAGAA GGAGCAGCCGTTCTCCTGGGCCGTGGAAGTGTCAAGTGGACAAGGGTCACGGGAGGTCAAGACATCATATTACCTCAGTGACAAGTCATTGGTGGACCACATCAGCTTTGACTTGG ATTTACCCCTGGATGTTTCGGTGAACGGAGAGAATGAGACAATGTCTTACTACAGGACTATGGTGAGCTGCAGTCTCATCAGCTTTACTTAA
- the map2k1 gene encoding dual specificity mitogen-activated protein kinase kinase 1 — MQKRRKPEPIQLNPIPDGNAINGTGATETNLEALQKKLEELELDEQQKKRLEAFLTQKQKVGELKDDDFEKICELGAGNGGVVFKVLHRPSGLIMARKLIHLEIKPAIRNQIIRELQVLHECNSPYIVGFYGAFYSDGEISICMEHMDGGSLDQSLKKAGKIPEQILGKVSIAVIKGLSYLREKHKIMHRDVKPSNILVNSRGEIKLCDFGVSGQLIDSMANSFVGTRSYMSPERLQGTHYSVQSDIWSMGLSLVEMAIGRFPIPPPDSKELEQIFGQPLEGDPSPSEASPKPRPPGRPGSSYGPDSRPPMAIFELLDYIVNEPPPKLPSIFGAEFQEFVNKCLIKNPAERADLKQLMVHSFIKTSEAEEVDFAGWLCSTIGLNQPATPTHSVGM, encoded by the exons ATGCAGAAGAGAAGGAAGCCAGAGCCGATCCAGTTGAACCCGATTCCAGACGGGAACGCGATCAACGGAACCGGGGCCACCGA AACAAACCTGGaagctctgcagaagaaactcgAGGAATTGGAGCTAGATGAGCAACAAAAGAAACGCCTAGAGGCTTTCCTCACCCAGAAGCAGAAGGTCGGAGAGTTGAAAGATGATGATTTTGAGAAGATCTGTGAGTTGGGTGCAGGAAATGGAGGTGTGGTCTTCAAGGTCTTGCACAGACCCTCAGGTCTCATCATGGCCAGGAAG TTGATCCACCTTGAGATCAAGCCAGCAATACGGAATCAGATCATCAGAGAGCTGCAGGTCCTTCATGAATGCAACTCGCCCTACATAGTGGGCTTCTATGGGGCTTTTTACAGTGATGGAGAGATCAGCATCTGTATGGAACACATG GATGGTGGCTCTCTTGACCAGTCCCTGAAGAAAGCAGGCAAGATCCCAGAGCAAATACTGGGCAAAGTTAGCATTGCG GTGATAAAAGGGCTTTCCTATCTGCGGGAGAAACACAAGATCATGCACAGAG ATGTAAAGCCGTCAAATATCCTGGTGAACTCACGCGGTGAGATCAAGTTGTGCGACTTTGGTGTGAGCGGACAACTTATTGACTCCATGGCCAATTCGTTTGTGGGTACCAGGTCCTATATGTCT CCAGAACGCCTTCAGGGGACTCACTACTCGGTTCAGTCCGACATATGGAGTATGGGTCTGTCTCTGGTGGAAATGGCCATTGGACGCTTCCCTATCCCACCACCTGACTCTAAAGAGCTGGAGCAAATCTTCGGTCAGCCCCTCGAAGGGGACCCTTCACCTAGTGAGGCCTCCCCTAAACCCCGCCCACCAGGTCGACCCGGTAGCT CATATGGTCCGGACAGCAGACCTCCTATGGCGATATTTGAGCTGCTTGACTATATTGTCAATGAA ccaCCTCCCAAGCTGCCAAGCATCTTTGGTGCAGAATTTCAAGAGTTTGTTAACAAATG CTTAATCAAAAATCCAGCAGAAAGGGCGGATTTGAAGCAACTTATG GTCCATTCTTTCATTAAGACCTCCGAAGCAGAGGAAGTTGATTTTGCTGGGTGGCTTTGCAGCACCATCGGTCTCAACCAACCAGCAACTCCGACACACAGCGTGGGAATGTGA
- the lctlb gene encoding lactase-like b, with translation MLPQRVNRACHVLLLVLCLSAAEDFDWTTNNHDSFYYGTFPSGFSWGAGSSAYQTEGAWDKDGKGLSIWDVFTHKKGKIFFNDTGDSSCDGYYKVKDDVSLMKELNLKHYQFSISWPRIIPTGIRSDHVNEKGVKFYNVLIDELLENNITPIVTMYHWDLPQVLQEKYGGWQNISMVNYFNDFANLCFERFGDRVKYWITFNNPWSVAVEGYETGEHAPGLKLRGTGAYRSAHHIIKAHSKVWHTYNSNWRSKQRGMVGISLSGEWGEPVDITNQKDIEAAERYVQFYMGWFATPIFHGDYPQVMKDFIGRKSAQQGMGTSRLPTFSSQEKSYIKGTCDFLGVSHFTTRYITQKNFPSTRGSTYFTDRDVAELVDPRWPDPGSEWLYSVPWGFRRLLNFVKTQYGNPMIFITENGVSEKTKCTELCDDWRIQYYKDYINEMLKAIRDGVNVKGYTAWSLLDKFEWDEGYSERFGLYYVDFKNKNKPRYPKASVQFYKRIISSNGFPHQREVENWKRKATETCSTSNHLLAAEEQRNTAANILKLIHDPLTSHMEMVTEIVVPTVCTLCILISAIFLMFLLRKRN, from the exons ATGCTGCCGCAGCGTGTTAACCGAGCGTGTCATGTGCTTTTGCTGGTGTTGTGTCTGTCTGCAGCTGAGGACTTCGACTGGACCACAAACAACCATGACTCCTTCTATTATGGCACTTTTCCAAGTG GATTTTCGTGGGGGGCCGGCAGTTCAGCCTATCAAACAGAAGGAGCCTGGGACAAAGATGGGAAAGGACTAAGCATCTGGGATGTGTTCACTCATAAGAAGGGAAAGATATTCTTTAATGATACCGGAGACTCTTCATGTGATGGATACTACAAAGTTAAG gATGATGTCTCGTTGATGAAAGAGCTGAACTTGAAACACTATCAGTTCTCAATATCCTGGCCCAGGATTATCCCAACTGGCATCAGGT CTGACCATGTGAATGAGAAAGGAGTGAAGTTCTATAATGTTCTTATTGACGAGCTTCTGGAAAACAACATCACCCCTATAGTGACCATGTATCATTGGGACCTGCCACAG GTCTTGCAGGAAAAATATGGAGGATGGCAGAATATCAGCATGGTTAATTATTTCAACGACTTTGCCAACCTTTGCTTTGAGCGATTCGGGGACCGTGTGAAATACTGGATTACCTTCAATAACCCATGG TCAGTGGCGGTGGAAGGATATGAGACTGGAGAACACGCTCCAGGACTGAAGCTCAGGGGCACTGGAGCCTACAGGTCCGCTCACCACATCATCAAG GCACATTCTAAGGTGTGGCACACTTACAATTCTAACTGGCGAAGCAAACAAAGAG GTATGGTGGGAATTTCACTGTCTGGGGAATGGGGAGAACCTGTGGACATCACAAACCAGAAGGACATTGAGGCTGCTGAGAGATATGTTCAGTTTTACATGGGTTGGTTTGCAACACCAATCTTCCATGGAGACTATCCTCAAGTGATGAAAGATTTCATAG GGAGGAAAAGTGCACAGCAGGGCATGGGAACATCTCGTCTCCCCACATTTTCCTCTCAGGAGAAGAGTTACATCAAAGGCACCTGTGACTTCCTAGGAGTTAGCCACTTCACAACTCGTTACATCACTCAGAAAAACTTCCCTTCCACCCGCGGCAGCACCTACTTTACAGATCGGGACGTAGCAGAGCTGGTTGACCCACGCTGGCCTGATCCTGGTTCAGAGTGGCTTTATTCTGTTCCTTGGGGCTTCCGCAGACTGCTTAACTTTGTAAAG ACTCAGTATGGCAACCCGATGATCTTCATCACTGAAAATGGGGTATCAGAGAAGACGAAGTGCACAGAGCTGTGTGATGATTGGAGGATACAATATTACAAGGATTACATCAATGAGATGCTCAAAG CTATCAGGGATGGAGTGAATGTGAAGGGGTACACTGCCTGGTCTCTGCTGGACAAGTTTGAATGGGATGAAGGCTATTCAGAGAGGTTTGGCTTGTACTATGTGGACttcaagaacaaaaacaaacctcgGTACCCCAAGGCCTCTGTTCAGTTTTATAAACGCATCATAAGTTCTAATGGATTTCCCCATCAGCGAGAG GTCGAGAACTGGAAGAGAAAAGCTACAGAGACTTGTTCCACCAGCAATCATCTCCTGGCTGCAG AGGAACAGCGGAATACAGCTGCCAATATTCTAAAACTTATTCATG atcCTTTAACTAGCCACATGGAGATGGTGACGGAGATTGTGGTTCCCACAGTGTGCACTCTCTGTATTCTGATCAGCGCTATTTTTCTCATGTTCCTGCTGCGCAAGCGCAATTAG
- the rpl4 gene encoding 60S ribosomal protein L4, whose protein sequence is MACARPLVSVYSEKGETTGKNVVMPAVFRAPIRPDVVNFVHTNMRKNKRQPYAVSKLAGHQTSAESWGTGRAVARIPRVRGGGTHRSGQGAFGNMCRGGRMFAPTKTWRRWHRRININQKRYAICSALAGSALPALVMAKGHRIEEIPEVPLVVDDKVEGYKKTKEAVLLLKKVKAWNDIKKVYASQRMRAGKGKMRNRRRIQRKGPCIIYNEDNGLTRAFRNIPGIALQSVKRLDLLKLAPGGHIGRLCIWTESAFRKLDDLYGTWRKASSLKVDYNLPMHKMTNTDLNRILKSEEVQKALRPANRKIRRRVLKKNPLKNLRVMMKLNPYAKTARRRAILAHNPDVKAKMLKPKKKRVVKKAKKPAAAAAPAKE, encoded by the exons ATG GCTTGTGCCCGACCATTAGTTTCGGTGTACTCCGAAAAAGGGGAGACAACCGGCAAAAATGTGGTTATGCCAGCCGTATTCAGGGCTCCCATCCGCCCTGACGTCGTGAACTttgtgcacacaaacatgcgCAAGAACAAGCGCCAGCCCTACGCCGTCAGTAAACTGGCCG GTCACCAGACCAGTGCCGAGTCCTGGGGCACAGGAAGAGCTGTGGCTCGTATCCCCCGTGTGCGTGGTGGAGGAACTCACCGCTCCGGCCAGGGTGCTTTCGGAAAC ATGTGTCGTGGTGGTCGCATGTTTGCCCCCACAAAGACTTGGCGCCGTTGGCACCGCAGGATCAACATCAACCAGAAACGTTATGCCATCTGCTCTGCTCTTGCTGGTTCTGCTCTGCCTGCCCTGGTCATGGCCAAGG GGCACCGTATTGAGGAGATCCCTGAGGTTCCACTTGTTGTTGACGACAAAGTCGAGGGATACAAGAAGACTAAGGAGGCCGTGCTGCTTCTGAAGAAGGTTAAGGCATGGAACGACATTAAGAAG GTTTATGCGTCTCAGCGCATGCGTGCTGGTAAGGGTAAGATGAGGAACAGAAGGCGTATCCAGCGTAAGGGACCGTGTATCATCTACAACGAAGACAACGGCTTGACGCGAGCTTTCAGAAACATCCCTG GTATTGCACTGCAGTCTGTTAAGAGGCTAGACCTGTTGAAACTTGCTCCAGGTGGACACATCGGGCGGCTCTGCATTTGGACCGAGAGTGCCTTCCGCAAGCTGGATGACCTCTACGGCACATGGCGTAAAGCTTCCTCCCTTAAAGTGGACTACAA CTTGCCAATGCACAAGATGACCAACACAGATCTGAACAGAATCCTTAAGAGCGAGGAAGTTCAGAAAGCACTTCGTCCTGCTAA CCGCAAGATTAGGCGCAGAGTTCTGAAGAAGAACCCTCTGAAGAACCTGAGGGTGATGATGAAACTCAACCCTTACGCCAAGACAGCCCGCCGTCGTGCTATTTTGGCACACAACCCTGAT GTCAAGGCCAAGATGCTGAAACCCAAGAAGAAGAGGGTTGTGAAGAAGGCCAAGAAGCCAGCAGCCGCCGCTGCTCCGGCTAAAGAGTAA